A single Thermoanaerobacterales bacterium DNA region contains:
- a CDS encoding CopG family antitoxin, with translation MVQDKDRKLPRFHNVQEMADFFDHTDVSELDLEDADVEFERPRMAHVSVRIPEDDLAAIKALAKKLGVGHTAFIRMILHQAVAEK, from the coding sequence ATGGTTCAAGACAAGGATAGGAAGTTGCCCCGGTTCCATAATGTGCAAGAGATGGCCGACTTCTTCGACCATACCGACGTCTCGGAATTGGACTTGGAAGACGCGGACGTGGAGTTTGAGCGGCCCAGAATGGCGCATGTTTCCGTGCGTATTCCCGAGGACGATTTGGCGGCCATCAAGGCGCTCGCGAAAAAGCTCGGGGTTGGACACACCGCGTTTATTCGCATGATCCTCCACCAGGCCGTGGCTGAGAAATAA
- the galE gene encoding UDP-glucose 4-epimerase GalE, translating to MTFAGSVLVTGGAGYIGSHVVKELLARGYRTVTLDDLRKGHRAAVAGGVFVKGDCGDAELVGRVCREYGVEAAVHLAADSLVGESMAHPARYCRNNLANGIGLLDALLACGVRRFIFSSTAAVYGEPDAVPITEEHPTRPVNVYGATKLMFEQVLEWYGRAYGLRYVSLRYFNAAGADESGEIGEDHRPETHLVPIVLQAALGKRDKVTVFGDDYPTPDGTCVRDYIHVTDLAAAHVLALEALAAGRPSAVYNLGSERGCSVREVIETARRVTGRKIPAEVGPRREGDPAVLVAGSAKIRRELGWAPRCGDLETIVRTAWAWHARHPEGYGE from the coding sequence TTGACGTTCGCGGGATCGGTCCTCGTCACCGGCGGGGCCGGGTATATCGGGAGCCACGTCGTTAAGGAACTGCTGGCGCGGGGGTACCGGACGGTCACCCTTGACGACCTGCGCAAGGGGCACCGGGCGGCGGTGGCCGGCGGCGTCTTCGTGAAGGGCGACTGCGGCGACGCGGAGCTGGTCGGGCGGGTCTGCCGGGAGTACGGCGTGGAGGCCGCGGTGCACCTGGCGGCGGACAGCCTCGTCGGGGAGTCGATGGCCCACCCGGCGAGGTACTGCCGCAACAACCTGGCCAACGGGATCGGGCTTCTGGACGCCCTGCTGGCGTGCGGAGTGCGGCGGTTTATTTTTTCGTCCACGGCGGCGGTGTACGGCGAGCCGGATGCGGTGCCTATCACCGAGGAGCACCCGACCCGGCCGGTGAACGTCTACGGGGCGACGAAGCTGATGTTCGAGCAGGTCCTGGAGTGGTACGGCCGGGCCTACGGGCTGAGGTACGTCTCGCTGCGCTATTTCAACGCGGCGGGGGCCGACGAGAGCGGGGAGATCGGGGAGGACCACCGGCCGGAGACGCACCTGGTGCCCATCGTGCTGCAGGCCGCCCTGGGGAAGAGGGACAAGGTGACCGTCTTCGGCGACGACTACCCCACGCCGGACGGGACCTGCGTCCGGGACTACATCCACGTCACCGACCTGGCGGCGGCGCACGTGCTGGCGCTGGAGGCGCTGGCGGCGGGGCGTCCCTCGGCGGTGTACAACCTGGGCAGCGAGCGGGGGTGCTCGGTGCGGGAAGTGATCGAGACGGCGCGGCGGGTCACCGGGCGGAAGATCCCGGCGGAGGTCGGCCCGCGGCGGGAGGGCGACCCGGCGGTGCTGGTGGCCGGTTCGGCGAAGATCAGGCGGGAGCTGGGCTGGGCGCCGCGCTGCGGGGACCTGGAGACCATCGTCCGGACGGCCTGGGCGTGGCATGCGCGGCACCCGGAGGGGTACGGGGAATAG